Within the Streptomyces sp. YIM 121038 genome, the region CTCCTCGAACAGCGCCTTGCGGGCGCGGTCGTACGCGGACTCCTCGGACGTGCGGTTGCGCACCGCGCGGGCCGAGGCCATGCCGAACGACTCCTTGTAGAGCCGGCCGTTCGCGTCCTGCTGGAGGTCGCCCGGGGACTCGTACGTGCCCGCGAACCAGGAGCCGATCATGACGTTGGACGCACCCGCGGCGAGCGCCATGGCGACGTCGCGCGGGTGGCGGACACCGCCGTCGGCCCAGACGTGCTTGCCGAACTTCTTGGCCTCGGCGGCGCACTCCAGGACGGCGGAGAACTGCGGGCGGCCGACGCCGGTCATCATGCGCGTGGTGCACATGGCGCCGGGGCCCACGCCGACCTTGATGATGTCGGCGCCGGCCTCGATCAGGTCGCGGACGCCCTCGGCGGCGACGATGTTGCCCGCCACGATCGGCACCCGCGGGTCGAGCGCGCGCACGGCCTTGACCGCGGCGATCATCGACTCCTGGTGGCCGTGCGCGGTGTCCACGACGAGCGTGTCCACACCGGCGTCGAGCAGCTGCTTGGCCTTGCCCGCCACGTCGCCGTTGATGCCGACGGCGGCGGCGATGCGCAGCTTGCCGTCCGCGTCCAGGGCGGGCTTGTAGAGGGTCGCGCGCAGGGCGCCGGTGCGGGTGAGGATGCCCGCGAGGCGGCCGTCCTTGTCGACGGCGGGCGCGTAGCGGCGGTTGGCGCCGTCCAGCTTGTTGAACGCGTCGCGCGGGTCGATGTCCGCGTCGAGCAGCACCAGGTCCTTGGACATGACCTCGGCGAGCTGCGTGAAGCGGTCGACGCCGCTCAGGTCCGCGTCCGTGACCACGCCGACCGGGCGGTGGTCCGCGTCCACGACGACGCCCGCGTTGTGCGCGCGCTTGGGCAGCAGCGCGAGCGCGTCCGCGACCGTCTGGGCCGGCGAGAGGACGATCGGGGTGTCCAGGACGTGGTGGCGCGTCTTCACCCAGGAGATGACCTCGGTGACGACCTCGATCGGGATGTCCTGCGGGATGACGACGAGCCCGCCGCGACGGGCGACGGTCTCGGCCATGCGGCGGCCCGCGATCGCCGTCATGTTGGCGACGACCAGCGGGATCGTGGTGCCGGTGCCGTCGGGCGAGGCGAGGTCGACACCCTGGCGGGAACCGACGGCGGAGCGCCTCGGGACCATGAAGACGTCGTCGTACGTCAGGTCGTACGCAGGCTGGATGTCATTGAGGAAACGCACGTGCTGCTCATCCCAGTCGATCAGAGGTGGCCCCCGAACCGGACAGCCGGGGGAAAAGCACGTACTTCATTGTCCCATGCCCAACCGATTGCGCCGCCTGGGACGATCACCCAGGCGGCGCGGGAACCCCCTGGTCAGATCCTCCAAGGGCGCCACCGTCCGCTGCCGCGGGCCTGCGCTGCGTCTAGATCTTCCGGGTGCGCCACACCGCCAGCGAGGTGAGCGCGCTGAGCACCGCGCCGAATCCGAGGACCGCGGTGAGCGACACCGCGCTCACCACCACGCCGCCGAGCGCCGCGCCCGAGGCGATGGCCAGGTTGAACATCGAGGTGTTCAGGGCGGTCGCCGCCTCGGTCGAGCCGGGCGCGGCCTTGAGCACCCAGGTCTGCACGGCCACGGGGATGCCGCCGAAGGCGAGGCCCCACAGCACCAGGAGCACGATCCCGGTCGCCGGGCTCCGGCCGACCAGCGGGAACAGCGCGAGCACGGCGGCGAGCAGCACGCTCATGGTGATGATGGTGGCGCGGACGTCGCGGGTCGCGGTGATGCCCGCGAGGACCGTGCCGCCGATGCCCGCGAGGCCGTAGACCAGCAGCAGCGGACCGATCAGGCTCTCGCTGACGCCCGAGGTGTCCTGGAGGATCGGGCTGATGAAGGTGAAGGCCGCGTAGTGGCCGCCCACGAGCAGGCCGGTGGCGATGACGCCCGCGCGGACCGTGCGGTTGCGGAACTGCCGGGGCAGCTCGGACAGGCGCACCGGCT harbors:
- a CDS encoding GuaB1 family IMP dehydrogenase-related protein, giving the protein MRFLNDIQPAYDLTYDDVFMVPRRSAVGSRQGVDLASPDGTGTTIPLVVANMTAIAGRRMAETVARRGGLVVIPQDIPIEVVTEVISWVKTRHHVLDTPIVLSPAQTVADALALLPKRAHNAGVVVDADHRPVGVVTDADLSGVDRFTQLAEVMSKDLVLLDADIDPRDAFNKLDGANRRYAPAVDKDGRLAGILTRTGALRATLYKPALDADGKLRIAAAVGINGDVAGKAKQLLDAGVDTLVVDTAHGHQESMIAAVKAVRALDPRVPIVAGNIVAAEGVRDLIEAGADIIKVGVGPGAMCTTRMMTGVGRPQFSAVLECAAEAKKFGKHVWADGGVRHPRDVAMALAAGASNVMIGSWFAGTYESPGDLQQDANGRLYKESFGMASARAVRNRTSEESAYDRARKALFEEGISHSRMFLDPARPGVEDLIDSIIAGVRSSCTYAGAGSLEEFADRATVGIQSAAGYAEGKPLHASWS